One Dryobates pubescens isolate bDryPub1 chromosome 33, bDryPub1.pri, whole genome shotgun sequence DNA window includes the following coding sequences:
- the HES5 gene encoding transcription factor HES-5: MLSLLSQGTQGLAIDCGKLKVAQAPDICMQPGSINRGSRCSLLHPRTSSSQLKPALRIMAPTALSLEILTPKEKNRLRKPLVEKLRRDRINSSIEQLKLLLEKEFQRHQPNSKLEKADILEMTVSYLKYSRAFAASAKSLQQDYCEGYAWCLKEALQFLSLHSASTETRMKLICHFQRSQAAPKDSGSSSASPSTHQPPAKQAALKPSCSLWRPW, translated from the exons ATGCTTTCTCTATTGTCCCAGGGCACGCAGGGATTGGCTATCGACTGTGGGAAACTCAAAGTCGCTCAGGCTCCAGACATTTGTATGCAGCCAGGGAGTATAAATAGAGGCTCTCGCTGCTCCCTTCTCCACCCGCgaaccagcagctcccagctgaaaCCAGCGCTCAGGATAatggcacccactgctctctCCCTGGAAATCCTAACGCCCAAAGAGAAGAACAGA CTCAGGAAACCTCTTGTGGAGAAACTGCGCCGGGATCGGATTAACAGCAGCATcgagcagctgaagctgctcctgGAGAAGGAGTTCCAGAGGCACCAGCCCAACTCCAAGCTGGAGAAAGCAGACATCCTGGAGATGACTGTCAGCTACCTGAAATACAGCCGAG cttttgcagcctctgccaagagcctgcagcaggattaCTGTGAAGGCTATGCCTGGTGCCTCAAGGAAGCTCTGCAGTTCCTGTCTCTGCACTCAGCAAGCACAGAAACCCGCATGAAGCTGATCTGCCATTTCCAGAGGTCACAAGCAGCGCCCAAGGACTCTGGCTCTTCTTCTGCATCACCTTCCACCCACCAGCCCCCAGCAAAACAAGCAGCACTGaaaccctcctgcagcctctggaggCCTTGGTAG
- the LOC104309923 gene encoding transcription factor HES-5: MAPSNTLMIHMEEKLLPKEKNKLRKPVVEKMRRDRINSSIEQLKLLLEKEFQRHQPNSKLEKADILEVAVSYLKQQSQLQEQTFTPKHAEQDFNSGYLRCLREAMHFLSYCEPRKETQVQLIKHFCKAQMGADLTYSPALRSSPLSPAPFARKQPAQKTLAAAPTIWRPW; this comes from the exons ATGGCTCCCAGTAACACTCTCATGATCCACATGGAAGAGAAACTActgccaaaagaaaaaaacaaa ctgaggaagccGGTGGTGGAGAAGATGCGCCGGGACCGCATCAACAGCAGCATcgagcagctgaagctgctcctgGAGAAGGAGTTCCAGAGGCACCAGCCCAACTCCAAGCTGGAGAAAGCAGACATCCTGGAAGTGGCTGTCAGCTacctgaagcagcagagccagctgcaggagcaaa CATTCACTCCCAAGCATGCAGAGCAGGACTTCAACAGCGGCTACCTGCGGTGCCTCAGGGAGGCCATGCACTTTCTGTCCTACTGTGAGCCCAGGAAGGAGACTCAAGTGCAGCTCATCAAGCACTTCTGCAAGGCTCAGATGGGTGCAGACCTCACCTACTCTCCTGCTCTGCGCAGCTCACCCCTGTCCCCTGCTCCATTTGCCAGAAAGCAACCTGCCCAGAagaccctggctgctgctcctacCATCTGGAGGCCCTGGTAG